Proteins encoded in a region of the Sebastes fasciatus isolate fSebFas1 chromosome 9, fSebFas1.pri, whole genome shotgun sequence genome:
- the c1d gene encoding nuclear nucleic acid-binding protein C1D: MAADSGTEDYPHEIDEQLTGFDSSASSVKTMLEKLMSMPRNDLLQKLDPLDQAKLDLMSAYTLNSLFWMYLVTQGVNPREHAIKQELERIRTYMNKVKEITDRKKAARLDKGAAARFLRNAMYDPNERASRKKAAETTSDTTQSKRPKQR; this comes from the exons ATGGCAGCAGACAGCGGGACTGAGGATTACCCTCATGAGATAGATGAGCAGCTCACAGGCTTCGACTCCTCAGCCTCTTCTGTTAAGACCATGTTGGAGAAGCTGATGTCGATGCCCAGGAACGACCTGCTGCAGAAG CTGGACCCTTTGGATCAAGCCAAGCTGGATCTGATGTCTGCCTACACCCTGAATTCATTATTCTGGA TGTACTTGGTTACACAAGGAGTAAATCCCAGAGAACATGCAATCAAACAGGAATTG GAGCGAATAAGGACGTACATGAACAAAGTGAAAGAGATTACAGACAGGAAGAAAGCTGCCCGTCTGGATAAGGGGGCTGCTGCACGCTTCCTCAGGAACGCTATGTATGATCCCAACGAAAGAGCTTCTAGAAAGAAAGCAGCCGAAACAACGTCCGACACCACGCAGTCAAAGCGTCCCAAGCAGAGATGA